Genomic window (Alnus glutinosa chromosome 9, dhAlnGlut1.1, whole genome shotgun sequence):
CATACGATCATGTTTGGAATCGAATACACCCTTTGATTCTGATCCAGCCATAAGCAGATACACAATCATCAATATCCATGTACATACAATTATTGTCTTATAAATCTTCTTCATTGTTTGGTAATTGATCTCCTGAATCTCGATTTCTTTACGGAGGGCAGCATTTTCAATCTCCATATTTGCCCTCAACTTTGCAACTTCAGCTTCAACTATAAGTCGGCATCGTTCGGCTTCCTCTATCCCCATATTCGCCTTCAACTTTGCAACTTCAGTTTCAACCATTGTACGGCATTGTTCAGCGTCTTGAATCAAACTTCCATGCCACTCACGCAAACGACCTACCACCCTCTCTCCATGTGaacacattttgggatcaacccaTTGCCAGAAACCACAAGCTCAATTTATCTGAAAAacgataacaaaaataaatcaaaaaataaataaaataaaacagacAGAAACAAAGGTTATTTCTGGCTtatgttatttgaaaattaatcgtCGTAGGCTATTTATGCACTTTTCCATATCATTTCAAAACTCATTAATCTTCAGAAAATTAATGAGTTTAATACATATATTGAATTTGATGTTGACTGATTATGTAAAGCAGGAACGAGCTGTGAATATGAAACTGAACAAAAggtttgagagaaaaatgattctCTGATTTAGTATTGAATAGCATAATCAACTGTACATGACTCGCAGTATATATATACCGAGTTACATGACTTGCTTTGCAAGTTATAATCTAACAGTCTAACTaactaacaaaacaaaagtcacGTGTCTATACAGAATTAATCACATGTGTAAAAATGTAATCTAATAAcatgctccaaaaaaaaaactactaaataaaaatcaacccagttcatttttttttttaaaaaaaatatttatataagtaCAGTAAGAGGTAAGTAGCATTGCTCTTCATAAAAATTGCTGAAGATTTTCGGTTAAATTACCTTGTAATTTTGGCATTTCACAAACCTTCTACCGAAATTTTTTTCGGTGTAGGAGGTTAACATACAAGCCGGACGCTCACAATAACAAATCGGCATTACTGCAGAAGTTGCCCCACTCGTTGTCGACTCCGACTCCGTAGAAGCAGTGCCTGATGGTTGCATCTTCGGGAAATGGTGCGAAACTGGTCAGAGATGTCGAAAATTGGAAGCCCACTTCGAAAACCCTAGTTCCTAGTTCTTGCAAAGAGCCGTTGGTGAAGGAGATGAGAAATATGTGCGAGCACAGGGGTGTATAAAGATGAGGTGaggcgggggtattttgggtagaatTTCTGTCtgaaacggtcacgtgacttgcacgtgaccgacttgcCGTCCAAAATAACGGGCGACTGGACGGAAGGTCCATTTCGTTACAcgctggcaagttcgggggggtcatgtaccaatttttgtacattggggggtaaatcgccacaccgtggataaatcaggggggtgaAGTGTAGTTATCcctatatttaatatatatgtacataaaccctaagcctaactgtatgtactatatataactataaaccctaaccttaagtatatgtactaaatatagttataaaccctaacccaaaatgtatgtgctatatatatcctaagtatatgtactatatatatcggaacaatctaattttgaactgctcatgatttaatatatatatttaaaagtgtacaataatgacacgtgaaaaatatattgatagtattatgtaaaatcaattaaattataacccatagctttaagtgtatatattatatatacctataaaccctaaaaccctaaccctaagtgtatatactatatatatcggaacaatctaattttgaactgctcatgatttaatatatatatatatatatatttaaaagtgtacaataatgacacgtgaaaaatatattgacattattattcatgaaatgtaaaatcaattaaattataacccatagccctaagtgtatatattatatatacctataaaccctaaaaccctaaccctaagtgtatatactatatatatcgataaaccataatcctaagtatacatactatatataggtataaaccctagccctaagtgtatatactatatatagctataaaccctaacctaagtgtatgtactacatatagccataaactctaaatgtatgtactatataagagactaaactataagtatttaattctaattatagaatttacatatagcatatagctttcaaacataattttatgtGTGTAAGCTATGTGCACTGTATTTTCACAGATTTGTatggttaataagataaggagttttttttttttttttttcaaaaaaataacacaacacaattttttttttttaatatatatttggcaaaaaatcacagtttgacacgtgtaataatacacgtgtcaaattggacacgcgtatttaatacacgtgtccaattggacacgcatattacatactcgtgtccaaatggacacgtgtattattacacgtgtccaattggacacgcgtattaaatacgcgcgtccaattggacgcgtgtattattacacgcgtcgaaattggacacgtgtaataatacacgtgtccaattgtgactacggtacaattagacacgtgtctcataagacacgtgtctaattggacgcgtgtctacaataACCGGtattgtagacacgcgtccaattgttaagatttttgtagtgtttgctAGATTCTAAAGTTTAGTGGGAATTGAAttttatcatattattattgaatggtgcaagataataataataataataataataataataattaaaaaaaaaaaaaaaaagtcgtttCGTGTGACTACTCcaactcatttatttatttatttttaattttttgcattgGTAGGAATGGATTTAAATGTATCCCGAAAATTGTTCAAGAAGTCTCAAGAATGGTAAGTCATAAATACTTAAATGTCGCCAAGTATCAAGTTGGAATCGAGTCTCGTGTACAAGCCATCAATGCGCTTTTAAGAATTGAAATGAGTGACATATGCATGGTAGGAATTTCTGGAGTTGGTGGAATAGGTAAGACAACTATCGCCAAAGCGATCTATAACTCGATTGCTTGTCAATTTGAAGCTACCTGTTTTCTTGCAAACGTTAGAGAAAATTCAAAGCAAGAGTGCGGTCTAGTCCAATTGCAAGAGACACTTCTTTTTGAGATCCTAGGCGACTCAAGTTTGAAGATTGACATTGTTGATCGAGGAATCACTATTATAAAGGAAAGGCTTTGCAATAAAAAGGTTCTTTTAGTTATTGATGATGTGGATCAATTGATCCAATTAAAAACATTATCCGGAGAACATGATTGGTTCGGTTTGGGAAGTAGAATCATCATAACAACAAGAGATGAACATTTACTAACTAAGCACAATGTTCGCTTATACAAGATGAATGGATTGGATCACAATGAAGCTCTCCAGCTCTTTAGTCAACATGCCTTCCAAAGTGACAAacctaatgatgattttttgaAACTCACAAAAGATGCATTACGCTATGCTGGGCGCCTCCCACTAGTTCTAAAAGTGCTAGGTTCGAATCTATTCGGAAGAGACAAAAATCATTGGAAAAGTGAattgaaaaagtacaaaaaaattaaggagaaaAATATTCTTGAAAAGCTTAAAATAAGTTATAATGGATTGGAGGAAAGTGAGAAGAATATTTTCCTTGACATTGCTTGTTTCTTCAAATGGGAGAATGTAGAATATGTCACTAAAATACTAGACAATTGTGATTTCGTTCCATACATTGGTATTAAAGTGCTTATGGATAAATCTTTCATAACTATTGATGGGCTTAACAGATTGGACATGCACGACTTATTGCAAGATATGGGCAGAGAAATTGTTCGTCAAGAATCACCCAAAAAACCTGGCAAACGTAGTACGTTGTGGTTTCATGAAGACGTCCGTTCTGTACTACAAAAAAATATGGTAAGACTCATAAAAACACTCTTCTAGTTTTACATTTTGCAAAAATTGAAGGAGAAATAACCACGTGCGCGCGCACACATATACACACCATCCTTCTCAAAAATAAGTATTTAAGTATTTAGATGCAAGTAGAATGCCTTTaatccaaaacaataaataaattcatcaaGGAAACTGCCTTTGACCCTATTTCAAAGATAGATTTAGtttttatgagtatttttatttttattttacaaataaGTATTAGGAAAAAATTTACTTAGTACCCCTGATCTTTTATCACATTTGTAAttatacccttaaactttaaaatgtttcaatttagtatatccatTTGtcaattgttttcaattttaaccatcGGTTAGaagtttttgttaaatcctaacagatgggagtcaaaattcctaaaatacctttttttttggggggggggggggggggggggggaactgGCATTGGTcggaatttaatagaatttgcaaaTACACATATGCCTGaatcattgaattttttttataatttttttttataaaataaaaaagtaggcgtattttagaaattttgacaggatttaattgaaaatcctaatggatgggtgaaattgaaaaaaaaaaaaatttgaaagatggatacactatattgacacattttaaaatttaaggatatgattgcaaaagtgatgaaagataaaTGATGGTAATTGaagtttttcataaatattaagTACATgtgaggaaaaaataaaaaataaaataaacaattttgatattataataataaaaagggttaaatacccttttagtacttgagttttgacaactttattttttagtacttgagtttcaattcatATTGCAGATGGTAGCTAGGCTTTGAGAAAAGACGAACTTgatacctccgtctattttttcgTCTAATATTTAACAGTTTGTCACgttgacacgtggcaaaatataaaaaaaatttaaaaattaataaaacttttttaaaaaataaaaatattaaaaacttttaaaaaaattaaaacaaaaaaaacggAGGGGTTttggccatgggggtggctccttggtcggtctggggtggccgaaccatcccccAGAGGAGGTTCATTCAtcccatggcaaaaaaaaaaaaatgatgggtttcggcccttgggggtggttcgaccactccAATAGACaaaccctcaaaaaaaaaatttaatgggtTTTGtcccacgggggtggttcggccatccccaagggccaaaacccatcaattttttttttcctggccacctcagaccggccaagggggtggttcaaccacctctatttttcttttgtttttaatttttaattttttttaaaaattaatttttaaagttgtcaaaactcaagtactaaaaaagtatttaaccctaataaaaacaaattacgCATtataaatatctcaaaaaaagaagaagcaacgTTAACATAGAGAGCGAGACAGATGAAATGtaagtttgtttaattttcacaaaataatgtggatatatatattataaaagaataaaatcaaGTGGTAAAATGTGGAGAACTttatgctttgattttattgtcACACTCATGCATGATCTTTCTAGGGAACAAACAAAATTCAAGGCATATTAGTGGACTTGCCGGAACGAGACTTGAAATGCTTGAGTTCCAAAACATTCAAGAAGATGAAACGCCTGAGATTGTTTATAAATCATAATGCAAGCTTCTTTAGAGAGCTTGGTCATCTCTCTTACGAGTTAAGAGTGTTGGATTTGATTGAATGTCCTTTACAATCTTTACCATCCAATTTTCACGGAAAGAAACTTGTCGTTTTTAGAATACATAATAGCCCCCTTAAGGATCTGAAGCAAGCATTCGAGGtacaattattatattttatatttagttaTGTTAAATTATGTTGTAAACTTCTTTGGAGCTAATTTATACTCTATTTTTTTCGGCATGCAGAATTTGGAAAACCTGAGAATTATAAAATTCTCTGAGTGTAAATTCATAACAAAAATCCCTGATATTTCAAGGATCTCAAATTTAGAGGAATTATGTGTTTCAAGATGCGAAAGTTTAGTTGAGGTTCATGACTCTGTTGGATTCCTTGATAAGCTTACCGTTCTGTCATTTTACAAATGCTCTAACCTTATCAACTTGCCAAGAAGCCTCAGGTTGAGATCTCTCAAAACTCTTGACCTCGAACATTGTTCGAGGCTCGAGAACTTTCTTGAAATTGAGTGTAAAATGGAATGCTTGAGTCGACTTCAATTGAGCCACACTGCTATGAAAGAACTGCCTTCATCCATTGTATATCTCACTGGGCTTTCAGAACTGTTTCTAACAAGTTGCGAAAACCTTACACATCTCCCAAGTAGCATTCATCAGTTGCAGCATCTAAAGACTCTTTCTGTCATCGGATGTTTGAGACTCGTTAAGCTTTCAACGAATGAATCTACAATTTCATCTAGTACAGAGTTATTCTCATCGCCTCCTTCAGAATTATTCTCATTACCTCCTTCAGCGAATTCAGGCATTTCAAATGGTGGTTGTTCCTCAATTTTCAGTAAGGACCCCTTTAATgattgttaattttgtgttttggttacGTGGGTTTAGACTAATATTGATTTTGTCCACTTAATTATGGATCAGGTTTTTGTGGTTTGAAAAGGATGTTTAAAGGTGGGAAAGACAATAGGGCTTGGAGCATATCCTATGGGATATGATTAGCATTTGAGAGAGAGCCACCTCACTGCCCTTCTACTCTTCCAGCATAGCCAATTCACAGAGATGGAATTAGAAGGAACTGCGTGCTGTTCTCCATGGATACCACAATGCCTGCTGAGTGTCAAACTACTCAGTCTCACACAGCCTGCAAGTACTTTCTATGATCAATTTTGCATCATTGCTTTGTCCACTTAATTATGGatcacatttttgtttttcatttttgatttGCCTTCTTCACGTGTTTCAAACCATTGATGATCATGGGAAACttagaaaattgaaattaaaaaaataattcaacaacGAAATTAATGGTATCtaaatctttattttaattcttaattACTTATAGTTGCAAATGCTTATTTGTTCAGATTCATTCCCACTAAAAGCATTTCCAGCAAGAGTAGctaaaataattatcaaaaaagtataaatttctattttagctTCTCATTTTCTATACACACTTTAATAGATTCTCTATTAtactctctattttctttaaatattattttgtgtggaaaaaaatgcaaaaaaaataaaaagaaagaagaaaatggagagaaaaaataataaaaaactcttTGTAGTGTGACTAGTAAATAGacaaaaaaactatttattattcacactagaaggaagaagaaaaaaattatatattctaCCTGAGATAAGAAATGgctcataatagttaaatttgactgtTATGAGCCATTTGTTTATTCTGATAGATTTGCTttaagaagaacaaaagaatataataatttggatctaataattttttaaaaaaattagtttaaagAAGATGAGGAATAGTAGTGAATATATAAGACCAGTTGTGTATTTACTTAAATTAATGTACTGTAATTTCTAAAATTCTATAAATTCAACATCGACAGGAATatgacaacaacaaaaaagacgGTATAAATATGTTCCATACATCTCCCGAGCATCATTTTGGATGTGTAAAGGCGTCTCATCTCCAGATTGCAGAAATATTTGCATTCAACCTACAAAAAGCCGCAGAGATGTGAGGCATAATGCATGCCCACCCAAATAAACACAAAAGAAGATAACATGCTTCAAGAGAACTTCTATCAACGTTATAGCATTGGCAagtgctttatatatatatatatatatatatatatatatcaacctaCAAAAACATTGATTCATTCAAGGCACATTTAAAGGGTATGAAAATACATAACTTCAATCTGTTAAAAAGACTGCATATTGGTTTGGATGTCAGAATTGGAGACTCCAAACTCAGAAATTCAAAGGTTTTCGCTTTTAAGAATTAAGTTGAAATTTTTGAACCAGTTCTGACTACATTGAAAGATTTGTCATTTCGAAATTCCAGATCAGTCACAAAAGATAACAAATTAAATGCTGAAATCAAATTTGAAAGCTTGTTGTAGTGGCATCATTAAGAACAATTCCAGAAAAATTGCTTGTCACTTACTAAATCCATCTCTTTTGAGGAGTTGCATCCTTGGATCCAGTTAGATGTCGCCTTCTACTCTTTCTTGAAGAATCTCCAACAATTAACTGCTTTTGCCTCGAAGAAGAAATTGAATCGGATTTCCGATTTGTAGATATTTCTTTAAGTGGACTTCCTGATCGAGATTTTGAGCTCCAATCTGTTGGTCTCACAAAAGAACCTGGCGGTTTTGCTGGCGCTGACATCTGGTTTCTTGTAGAAGTAGAGTAGTTATTCTCAACAGAAATTTCCTCCATTTTAGCAACAGGAGCATGTGGTTGATTCGAAGGGGAAGAGTCTGAATCAGAAGATGAAGGACTGGTAGTACTATCCATATCATATAGGAGATTTTCTGTCATGTGTGGACGCTGCTCACTGTTTAAGTTTGAGTCTGAGAGAGGGAAGGAGGATCTCCGAAGCCTAGTGAAGTGCACCACCTGCTTTTAATTATACTATTAGTAACAAAATTCTGAACATGACGACCAAATTCTTTTAGACACAACATTAATTACATGGACATTCTTCAAGTAAACATAAGCACAtgcttcttttttctaaaatgcAAAGTTTTTCCACATTGAATTTCAGATGTGTAGAAGGAATTCATATCCTTTAATAAGTCCATTAGAATTGATGGACCTTTTTACATTATAAGCAGTCATTCCATCATTTCATGTGAAAGGCCGATGCATAATATGACtaaatcattatacacaacaaAAGCCTAGAAATGGAACAGTTAAGAAGGGAATGGAGGGAGATTGCAAATACTGCTTTTACTTTCTTCAATGAACTCCCCAAACTCTACAACCACTAGATTCCTGCCACGTGCTTCTTACCTTTTGTTCTAGGACAACCATGTCCTTCTTTAGTCTTGTAATTATCGTGTTTTTCCTACGTATAATGTCTTCCAACTCTGCAATCCTCTGTTATAAGGGATACTGATTaatcaaaggaaaaaatgtGGTTAAGGACGAAATTCAAAGGGAAAATAACAAGAACATTACCTTTGAACCAGCAAAATCAGATGAGTGGAGTAGAGTGGTTAACTCCTTTATAGTGGCATCTTTCTCCTCATTGTCCTTCTTGAAGTTGTAAATGTCTTGTTCAATTGCAGAGGTGTTCATCTGATAAAAATGCACCATGACAATCCAATATACAAAATGTATATAGTTACACCTCAATTATCTTTTTAACCAGCTCTTGTTGGTTGaccatcaccacaatgaagcTTGATAATTGAGGCATGTTGGCAGAACCCTTCCGAGTAAATGAAATGCATGAACAAGAAAcgcaagaatgcatgcaattaCTACCATTTACAAACCCGATCGACATGTAATATGAGATTATATTGTAAAATGGAAATCCAGAATTAGTAATAATGCTCTTGAACCTCCCATTACCTGGATGTCAGCAGAAGATGTGACACTTGAAGCCCAATCTGACAAATCAGACATGCGGCGCTCCTCTGGTTCTGCTTCGTTTGAGATAGCAAATTTATATTGGAGCATCTCGTCCCCACTGGAGGCTTTCCTAACAGAGCTGCCCTGCAACCAAACTTAAAAGAttcaataaggaaaattcaagCAATTTAGCAAGGACATTCACTAACTGCAATTTAATAGTACATTCACAAATTGTTAGAAATAAATTATTACCGGCAACCCATTATACAGGACACGATGTTGATCACAAAACCAACAACCACAATCAACGAATGTGACATTATCAGAACCAAAAGCGTCATTACATGATGACTCCAAATTCTTGGTGAATGCCATCTCGCCCCTACCACTCGAGTAATCCCTAACATAATTCACCTGCTGGAACAGACTGTCAAGCTTCTGTTGCATGCTTGACAGCACCTGATCCTGAAGCAAAATTCGCAAACCAGAGCTTAAACCACATAACCCATTGCAACTTTCTTAACACACTGACAGATGAAAAGAATTGAGGTATCACAGGATTAGAAAAATTAGGcaaattttctatcaatttggattgaaaaagaaaaaaaaataaaaaaaaataataaaaaataataaaaaaaaaaagcattaaatagaatttaatattctcaaaagaacacaaatatattACAGAATACAGATAGATgcaaaggggaaaaaaataatttaatgataataagtTTGTTgcttattattataataataaataaataaataaataattttttttaaaaagaaagaagagaatgaGAATCAATGgtttagattatatatatattgctgcCCTTGAACTGGTAATTACTGCGATATCTAATTAGCCCTAAAAACTCTATAAATCATGCATTAAACCAACAATTAACATAACTACACGGCAAACTACAGCGTACACAATTTAATGCCTTGAATTAATCCTTATGAGTGATTAAAAACTCTAATTACTAACCCTAAGCTCCACAGATTTCGTGAGCCGCAAAATGAGTCGGTTTTTCTTCGACTCCGCTGCGGCAACGCCGATCACCGCCACGATGAGGAACCTCTGGACCGGGCTGAATAGCTCCCAAGCTATAGCCTCGTCGCGGCTCAAGCCGCCACCGACAGACCTAACCGAGCTCGCCTCTTCGGCGTTGATGAGCCGCCCCTGTAGGGACACCCAGGCCATCCGCTTTGGTGGCACGGGGGCGGGGTAGCTCGCCTGCGCGAAGCCGCCGGTTGAGAGCCGGCGCGGGGACGGCGAAGAGAACGGCGCGAGAGATACCAGAGCTGGAGGCAAAGCCGCGTGAGCCCCGCAATCTAAGCCGAGATACTGGTCGGCGGCTTCCTCCATGAATGAAGcgagtgagaaagagagagagagatcaggaGGAGCGTGATTAAAGCGACCGTTTCATTGAATTTCAAAGCTCGTTTTTGGGGATTAGTGTTTTGCGCTGTGCTTTCAAGTTTTTTGAActgagatttgagagggaaaGCACAGAACATGGAAGGTGAACGTTGGCTACTTCAACACGTGTCagtattctatttttatttaattctttatataaaaattaacactCTAAAAAGTATTCCATCACAGAGAATTActctgtatttttttattttttttttttgggggggggaatTACTCTGTAAAATACAGAGTATCTCTTccttatttgaaattttgaatgtaTCTCTTTGCTAACATTGTAATTTGGCAAGTCTATTAATGCCGGCATATTATGAATAGAAAGTTGGTTTGAATTCCAACTCGGATGGACTAATAAATGCAATAAACCTTTATTAaggttattgaatttttttaaacaaaatcataaaatagTATTAGAACTTAAATTCATGTTTTTTTGCTTGATGGTTAAACATTGCATTTGCCATGTTTAAACCATCACGCGGGGTGGTCGGACTACTCAATCTAGTAGTAGCAGCCACCAAATCCGAGTTATATGGTGGTTGCAACcaccaaataaaaataacaaatggttttttagaatattatttttagagcTATTTCATTTTTGAGGTAATTTTTATCCCTAATATTTTTagaagaataattattcttcaTTTTAGGGAAATAGTTATTTCTAGTAATGGTAACACAActaatactccgtttgttttggcgtaaaatgtttttgtcgtaaaatattttcaacgaaattctttttaaaaaaaaaaatgattttcctgaaaatatttttcaacgtttagctcgtacgaaaaaatcaccaacaacgAAAAATTACTGGTGATGAGATTTCGTATTGGCCGATAGGATTTCGGCTACTGTTGCCGAATTCCGGTGATGGAGGCCAAAATTCGGCAGCAATGGCCAGATTCtagccaccttcgccggaatccgacacAAATGGCCTAATTCCGGTCAATTTAGGCGGAATTTAGCCACCGTCATCGAATTCTCGACGCAAATT
Coding sequences:
- the LOC133877670 gene encoding disease resistance protein RPV1-like, which gives rise to MVSHKYLNVAKYQVGIESRVQAINALLRIEMSDICMVGISGVGGIGKTTIAKAIYNSIACQFEATCFLANVRENSKQECGLVQLQETLLFEILGDSSLKIDIVDRGITIIKERLCNKKVLLVIDDVDQLIQLKTLSGEHDWFGLGSRIIITTRDEHLLTKHNVRLYKMNGLDHNEALQLFSQHAFQSDKPNDDFLKLTKDALRYAGRLPLVLKVLGSNLFGRDKNHWKSELKKYKKIKEKNILEKLKISYNGLEESEKNIFLDIACFFKWENVEYVTKILDNCDFVPYIGIKVLMDKSFITIDGLNRLDMHDLLQDMGREIVRQESPKKPGKRSTLWFHEDVRSGTNKIQGILVDLPERDLKCLSSKTFKKMKRLRLFINHNASFFRELGHLSYELRVLDLIECPLQSLPSNFHGKKLVVFRIHNSPLKDLKQAFENLENLRIIKFSECKFITKIPDISRISNLEELCVSRCESLVEVHDSVGFLDKLTVLSFYKCSNLINLPRSLRLRSLKTLDLEHCSRLENFLEIECKMECLSRLQLSHTAMKELPSSIVYLTGLSELFLTSCENLTHLPSSIHQLQHLKTLSVIGCLRLVKLSTNESTISSSTELFSSPPSELFSLPPSANSGISNGGCSSIFSKDPFNDC
- the LOC133878283 gene encoding uncharacterized protein LOC133878283 isoform X1, giving the protein MEEAADQYLGLDCGAHAALPPALVSLAPFSSPSPRRLSTGGFAQASYPAPVPPKRMAWVSLQGRLINAEEASSVRSVGGGLSRDEAIAWELFSPVQRFLIVAVIGVAAAESKKNRLILRLTKSVELRDQVLSSMQQKLDSLFQQVNYVRDYSSGRGEMAFTKNLESSCNDAFGSDNVTFVDCGCWFCDQHRVLYNGLPGSSVRKASSGDEMLQYKFAISNEAEPEERRMSDLSDWASSVTSSADIQMNTSAIEQDIYNFKKDNEEKDATIKELTTLLHSSDFAGSKRIAELEDIIRRKNTIITRLKKDMVVLEQKVVHFTRLRRSSFPLSDSNLNSEQRPHMTENLLYDMDSTTSPSSSDSDSSPSNQPHAPVAKMEEISVENNYSTSTRNQMSAPAKPPGSFVRPTDWSSKSRSGSPLKEISTNRKSDSISSSRQKQLIVGDSSRKSRRRHLTGSKDATPQKRWI
- the LOC133878283 gene encoding uncharacterized protein LOC133878283 isoform X2, which codes for MEEAADQYLGLDCGAHAALPPALVSLAPFSSPSPRRLSTGGFAQASYPAPVPPKRMAWVSLQGRLINAEEASSVRSVGGGLSRDEAIAWELFSPVQRFLIVAVIGVAAAESKKNRLILRLTKSVELRGSSVRKASSGDEMLQYKFAISNEAEPEERRMSDLSDWASSVTSSADIQMNTSAIEQDIYNFKKDNEEKDATIKELTTLLHSSDFAGSKRIAELEDIIRRKNTIITRLKKDMVVLEQKVVHFTRLRRSSFPLSDSNLNSEQRPHMTENLLYDMDSTTSPSSSDSDSSPSNQPHAPVAKMEEISVENNYSTSTRNQMSAPAKPPGSFVRPTDWSSKSRSGSPLKEISTNRKSDSISSSRQKQLIVGDSSRKSRRRHLTGSKDATPQKRWI